Genomic segment of Microbacterium sp. BH-3-3-3:
ACCCGGTGCAGCGCGCCGCCGCGTGGACCTTCCGAAAGGGTCTCTACGCCTCGGTCGCCGGGGCCCGCCCCTCGGGCACGACGGCGCTGCTCGAAGACGTGGTCGTGCCCGTCGCGCGTCTCGCCGACACCTGCGAAGGGCTGCAGCAGCTGTTCGCGCGGTTCGGCTACGACGACAGCGTGATCTTCGGCCACGCCAAGGACGGCAACATCCACTTCATGCTCACCGACCGCTTCGAGGGCGCGAAAGCGCTCGGTCGGTTCGAGGGGTTCACCGAGGCGATGGTCGACCTGGTGCTCGACGCCGGGGGCAACCTCAAGGCCGAGCACGGCACCGGTCGCGCGATGGCGCCGTACGTGCGCCGGCAGTACGGCGACGAACTGTACGACGTGATGGTCGAGCTGAAGCGTCTGCTCGACCCGAGCGGCATCCTGAATCCGGGCGTGATCATCAGCGACGACCCCGGTGCGCATATGCGCGACCTGAAGACGCCGGTGTCGATCGAGCCCGAGGCCGACCGGTGCGTGGAGTGCGGATACTGCGAGCCGGTGTGCCCGAGTCGATCGCTCACGTTGACGCCGCGCCAGCGGATCGTCGTGCGGAGGGCGTCGACCGCAGCCCGCGAGCGCGGCGACGGCGCTCTCGTCGCGGAGCTCGAGCGCGACTACGACTACGACGGCGTGCAGACCTGCGCGGTCGACGGCATGTGCCAGACGGCGTGCCCCGTGCTCATCAACACCGGGACGCTGATGAAGCGCTTCCGGCGGGAGGATGCCAACCCGGTGCTGGCCGCGGGATGGTCGGCGGCGGCGACCGGATGGGGAGCGGTGACGCGCGCGGGATCCGCCGCGCTGACGGTCGCCGCGGCGCTGCCCACGCCGCTCGTGCGGACGGTGACGGATGCCGCCCGCGCGGTGCTCGGCGCCGATACGGTGCCGCGGTACTCGGCGGAGCTTCCCGCCGGTGGGGCATCGCGGCGGTCGCTGGGGTCTCGGGTCGGCGCGGCGGGTGTGGAGCCCGTGGCGGTGTTCCTGCCGGCCTGCGTGGGCAGCATGTTCGGCGCCTCCGAGGGCATCGGCGCGACCGCGGCGTTCACCCGGCTATTGGAGCGCGCCGGCGTCTCGGCGGTCGTCCCCGACGGCATCGACGCGCTCTGCTGCGGCACCCCGTGGTCGTCGAAGGGCTACGCGAAGGGGCACGCCACCATGTCGGCCCGCGTGCGTGCGGCCGTCCGAGAGGCCACACGCGACGGCGCCCTCCCGGTGGTGTGCGACGCGTCGAGCTGCACCGAGGGTTTCGCGGCGACGCTGCGCGACGACGGCATCCGGGTTCTGGATGCCGTGGCCTTCACGGCATCTGATCTGCTTCCGCGTCTCACCCCGGCACCGGTGGCCGAACGGCTGGCGCTGCACCCGACCTGCTCGTCGACGCAGTTGGGCATCGACCCGGCACTCCGCGCGATCGGTGCGGTCGTGGCATCCGAGGTCCGTGTTCCCGACGCCTGGGGCTGCTGCGCGTATGCGGGCGATCGCGGCATGCTGCACCCGGAGCTGACCGAGGCCGCGACCGCTCCCGAGGCGGCCGAGGTCGCCGGCTGGGGCGCCGACGCGTACGCCTCGTGCAACCGCACCTGCGAGCTGGGCATGACGAAGGCGACGGGGGAGTCGTACGTGCACGTGCTGGAGCTGCTGGAGCGGGCGACGCGGTCGGGCGCGTGAGGCGTCAGGCCCCGCCGCCTCGGGAGCCCCGCGGCGACGGGAATCGACCCCTCACTCGAAGGCGGGTGCGGCGGCGGCGCGGCGGCGCTCGCTCACGATCAGGGCGATCAGCAGAATCAGCCCGGTGAGCACGACGATGTAGGTGCTGAGCGTGGGAACGACGCCGAGCAGGCCGTTGGCCGGGAACAGGCCGTGCAGTTCGAGGGTCGGGTCGGTGCTCGCGTGCACGAGCATCGGGGCGATCAGCGTGCGGGTCACCCGCAGCACGAGGTACATGCACAGGCCGAAGAAGAAGGTGTACACGACCTGCTGCAGCACCACGGCGACGCCCTCGGTCGAGGTGAACAGGTTGGCGAGGTGCAGCGCGGCGAAGATCCCGGCCGAGGCGAGGGCCACGACGATCTCGCGGTGACCGGCCTTGCGCATGAGGTTGACGACGAAGCCGCGCGTGACGAGCTCTTCGACGAAGCCGATGAACAGTCCCGTCACCAACCAGGCGCCGACGAGCGGGAGCCCCGCGGCCGCGTAATCGATCGAGAGCAGGGCGAAGACGTTGATCGCCAGCACGACGATCACGGCGGTCCACATCCACCGGCGCCCACCGAGCGTCTGCCGCGAGAACAGCTCGCGGCGCCACCCGACCGACGCCGCGAAGGCGACGAGCAGTACCCCGGTGACGAGGATCGGGACGCCGGTGCCGAAGAACACGTCGCCGGCGCTGCCCGTCTCGCCCCGCAGGCTTCCGCCCGGGGTGAGCACGCGGCTGAGCAGAAAACCGATCAGCAGATAGACGCCGAGATAGACGACCGCGAGCAGGAGTGCCCGCCAGAACCCGCCCCTGTTCCAGAATCTCGACCAGCTCGATGCGCCGTGCGCCATGTCTGCCCCCTTGAATCCCCTGCCGCCCGTTCGTGCTTCATCGTGACAGAGGGGCCGCGATGGCGGGGTGTGCGCTGCGGCTTCGGCACAACTCCTGCGTTTTGCGGGGGAAGGGTGGGTGGGAGCGGGTGGTGGGGCGGGTTGCCGGAGGTGTGCGGGGCGGGGCTCGGGGCCTGGGTCGCGCGGCGGGGCTCGGCGGCCGGGCCGCGGGGCCCGAGGTTTGCCGCAGGGGTGGTCGGGAACACCTATCGACGCGGAGACTGATCCGCCCGGTACATGGCGATCCCGCGCCACACGATCCACAGCCCCCGCCGATTCCCAAGCCAGCCAGCAGTCAGACCGGGATGCCAAGGCGGGTGACATCGTCGAACCGGCCGAAGGCGAGCGTGGACCACAACAGGATGAACGACGCGGCCGTCACCAGCGAGCCGAACACGGTGAGGATCTGAGCGGCGGCCCGATCACGGGGTGCGCTGTCGTTCCAGGCCGTGCCCGAACGGTACTCGACCGCCTTGAGCTCGGCGCGATCGGACGCCCGTGACTTCCACAACCCCCTCTCGACGGTGGGCGCGGGTCGTACGGTTGCCGCGAAGCTAATCGGTGATGAGGGGTGACCATGAGCGCGCGTGGTGTGGCGGTAGTGACGGGAGGGTCTGCGGGCCTGGGGCGGGCGATCAGTCGGGAGCTGGCGGATCGGGGGTGGGATGTTGCCGTGCTGGCGCGCGGCGGAGACGGTCTCGCTGCCACCGTCCGAGAAATCGAGGCACGGGGCCGTCGAGGCTATGCCGTGAGCGCCGATGTCGCGGACTGGGCCGCCGTCGATGCGGCCGCGTCGGCGATCGAGGACGAGCTCGGTCCCATCGACCTGTGGGTGAACAATGCCATGGCGGGCACCATCTCGGAGTTCCTCGATACGTCCGTCGAGGATTTCGATAGAGCGACACAGGTCACCTACCTCGGGGTCGTCAACGGCACCCGTGC
This window contains:
- a CDS encoding FAD-binding and (Fe-S)-binding domain-containing protein, whose translation is MSVLAPEITAAVADVSRVRTRAIDRVAYANDASHYLLTPDAVVVAADAAEVGAILRAATASATAVTFRSGGTSLSGQSSGAGLLIDVRQGFGRIDVLDGGRRVRSQPGATVRQVNARLSRHGHRLGPDPASEAACTIGGVVANNSSGMACGTEENSYRTLEGLVLVLASGTVVDTAAPDADALLRDREPALVEGLMRLRERVVGDAVSVSLIRRQFAMKNTMGYALNAFLDFDTPAALLAHLTVGSEGTLAFVAEATFRTVPIRPAVATTLAVFPTLDAATRALPALVSTGVATLELMDATSLRVGQRLAGTPAAIHGFEATTQAALLVEYHADDAPALRELAGAGARVLAGEDLLDAAVFSRDPVQRAAAWTFRKGLYASVAGARPSGTTALLEDVVVPVARLADTCEGLQQLFARFGYDDSVIFGHAKDGNIHFMLTDRFEGAKALGRFEGFTEAMVDLVLDAGGNLKAEHGTGRAMAPYVRRQYGDELYDVMVELKRLLDPSGILNPGVIISDDPGAHMRDLKTPVSIEPEADRCVECGYCEPVCPSRSLTLTPRQRIVVRRASTAARERGDGALVAELERDYDYDGVQTCAVDGMCQTACPVLINTGTLMKRFRREDANPVLAAGWSAAATGWGAVTRAGSAALTVAAALPTPLVRTVTDAARAVLGADTVPRYSAELPAGGASRRSLGSRVGAAGVEPVAVFLPACVGSMFGASEGIGATAAFTRLLERAGVSAVVPDGIDALCCGTPWSSKGYAKGHATMSARVRAAVREATRDGALPVVCDASSCTEGFAATLRDDGIRVLDAVAFTASDLLPRLTPAPVAERLALHPTCSSTQLGIDPALRAIGAVVASEVRVPDAWGCCAYAGDRGMLHPELTEAATAPEAAEVAGWGADAYASCNRTCELGMTKATGESYVHVLELLERATRSGA
- a CDS encoding CPBP family intramembrane glutamic endopeptidase → MAHGASSWSRFWNRGGFWRALLLAVVYLGVYLLIGFLLSRVLTPGGSLRGETGSAGDVFFGTGVPILVTGVLLVAFAASVGWRRELFSRQTLGGRRWMWTAVIVVLAINVFALLSIDYAAAGLPLVGAWLVTGLFIGFVEELVTRGFVVNLMRKAGHREIVVALASAGIFAALHLANLFTSTEGVAVVLQQVVYTFFFGLCMYLVLRVTRTLIAPMLVHASTDPTLELHGLFPANGLLGVVPTLSTYIVVLTGLILLIALIVSERRRAAAAPAFE